The following are from one region of the Littorina saxatilis isolate snail1 linkage group LG2, US_GU_Lsax_2.0, whole genome shotgun sequence genome:
- the LOC138958359 gene encoding toll-like receptor 13: MASAWLVVLLWLTASIVGLEASTCYLPRTCWSTAVVWDSPYTHQCPENDLCLCSKTTLNCSSNHGKLDYVPRVPGHFKMLNFSNNDLGHISNMHFFTNVSRSVIAVDLYQNNLSYIVEGVFDDLPNLSWLSLGGNPLLVKDVFNMSIISTLSTLDVGCMGFQSIPGEAVKHLKNSTVAYLNLEWNCIESFDMSVLSPMRQLEYLSLWKNDLYSLTAASLPQLRVLNMVGNRLFDFPDTCNSTGGSFFPKLVNATLAFNSISRIGDTICLPKLQHLELSYNPFKYISRNSFSVHKFPSLQTVLLGQLNIKVKKIERFAFNNSRLRNIDLALNQINFSSSVVDGQAFNGCTGLTSLLLRGNDFSSVAENRFAVLFRSLTNLEHLNIGSSKMAVIYPRAFGRFRHLKWLHLFENDFTYIPDGAFDSLRNLMFLHLDSSRISRITKSTFSVETLKRLKTLDLSSSPFQCNCDILWFQQCVRSNPHIFSSKWRPYVCVNVPGVALLDFELNEQACLLGSDATAFTIAVTCVVLSFLLLFVIFFRFRWHVRLWLYEACRASRHDRRRQLVARGLNYRYDVFVAYAAEDLAWVQRELLPVLEGEWGLRLCVHQRDFEPGKHIVDNISDCVNDSERVVLVFSPHFALSEWCQFELKYCQGCVMERDDVMVLVELQEIPSRNMTGAMLAVLRTTTYIEWRDEQDAARQSFWARLRLAFDD; encoded by the exons ATGGCCAGTGCATGGCTGGTAGTCCTACTATGGTTGACCGCAAGCATTGTTGGACTTGAAGCATCAACATGTTACCTGCCCCGGACCTGCTGGAGTACGGCGGTAGTCTGGGACAGTCCGTATACACATCAGTGTCCTGAAAACGACCTTTGCCTCTGCAGCAAAACCACCCTGAACTGCTCGTCCAATCATGGCAAGCTCGACTATGTACCCAGAGTTCCAGGGCATTTCAAAATGCTCAACTTTTCCAACAACGACCTGGGCCATATTTCTAACATGCATTTCTTCACAAACGTGTCAAGAAGTGTTATTGCTGTGGACCTGTACCAGAATAATTTGTCATATATCGTAGAAGGTGTTTTCGACGATTTGCCCAACCTGAGTTGGTTGAGTCTGGGAGGAAACCCTCTTCTCGTCAAAGATGTGTTCAACATGAGTATCATATCCACACTGTCAACTCTCGATGTCGGCTGCATGGGATTCCAGTCAATACCTGGCGAAGCCGTTAAACATCTTAAAAACTCCACGGTGGCTTACCTCAATCTGGAATGGAACTGTATTGAATCATTTGATATGTCGGTGCTGAGTCCAATGCGTCAATTGGAGTACCTGTCTCTGTGGAAGAATGACCTGTACAGTCTAACTGCAGCTTCCTTGCCACAACTGCGTGTTCTGAACATGGTGGGCAACAGACTGTTTGACTTCCCCGACACGTGCAACAGCACGGGCGGTTCGTTCTTTCCTAAACTTGTTAACGCCACGCTCGCGTTCAACAGCATATCGCGGATCGGCGACACCATCTGTCTTCCCAAACTTCAGCATCTGGAACTCAGCTACAACCCTTTCAAGTACATTTCCCGCAACTCTTTCTCCGTTCACAAGTTCCCATCCTTGCAAACAGTTCTTCTTGGTCAGTTGAACATCAAGGTGAAGAAAATTGAAAGGTTTGCTTTTAATAATTCTAGATTACGAAACATTGATCTAGCCCTGAACCAAATAAACTTCTCTTCCTCAGTGGTCGACGGCCAGGCTTTTAATGGGTGTACTGGGCTGACCAGCCTCTTGCTGAGGGGAAATGATTTTTCGTCCGTGGCTGAGAACAGATTTGCCGTGCTTTTTCGTTCACTCACAAACTTGGAGCATCTCAACATAGGCAGCAGCAAGATGGCAGTCATTTACCCGCGTGCTTTTGGACGTTTCCGGCACCTGAAGTGGCTTCATCTGTTCGAGAACGACTTCACTTATATACCGGATGGTGCATTTGATTCCCTGCGCAACCTGATGTTCCTTCATTTGGACTCAAGCAGAATCAGCAGAATTACCAAATCTACCTTCAGCGTCGAGACTTTGAAAAG ATTGAAAACGTTGGACCTTAGCAGCAGCCCATTCCAGTGTAACTGTGACATCCTGTGGTTCCAGCAGTGCGTGAGGTCAAACCCACACATTTTCTCTTCCAAATGGCGACCATATGTGTGTGTCAACGTGCCAGGTGTTGCTCTCCTTGACTTTGAACTGAACGAACAG GCCTGCTTGCTGGGATCTGACGCTACTGCCTTCACCATCGCCGTCACTTGTGTTGTCCTGTCCTTCCTGCTTCTCTTCGTCATCTTCTTCCGCTTCCGCTGGCACGTGCGCCTGTGGCTGTACGAAGCTTGCCGAGCCAGCCGACATGACAGACGTCGCCAGCTCGTGGCGAGAGGGCTAAACTACCGCTATGACGTCTTCGTCGCTTACGCCGCCGAAGACCTAGCCTGGGTGCAGCGAGAATTACTCCCCGTTTTGGAAGGAGAATGGGGACTGCGACTGTGCGTCCATCAGCGAGACTTTGAACCGGGCAAGCATATCGTGGACAACATCTCCGACTGCGTCAACGACAGCGAGCGTGTAGTGCTGGTCTTCTCGCCGCACTTTGCCCTCAGCGAGTGGTGTCAGTTCGAGCTCAAGTACTGCCAGGGCTGCGTCATGGAGCGTGATGACGTCATGGTGCTGGTAGAGCTTCAGGAGATCCCGTCGCGTAACATGACCGGCGCCATGTTGGCAGTGCTGCGTACTACCACCTACATTGAGTGGAGGGACGAGCAAGACGCCGCCAGGCAGTCTTTCTGGGCACGATTGCGCCTGGCCTTTGATGActga